The Actinopolyspora erythraea genome has a segment encoding these proteins:
- the drmA gene encoding DISARM system helicase DrmA encodes MTTPDSSDGLFMNPNGEQGSLDMPTGTARGSGGNGNTGTGETGAGGEDADARPDPTQQLDTEQRFPETSGARVRDGLQELIVRDLLGPWDGDAEQLPYGSSGPRERYLVGMLGPKQDARPTADAEPAPDTGAETGGEANGEGGGELPNVLTSQMLGRIWASSMGLSCTVARDTTALHVTAEWGRYAKEDTETAEGAKRRLWTREPVTVSREVRLDGERSYRLPLTADTAEEPGVLLAVTARDRDGKRVVELTLVNAQREGTPQEESWMFQTRLRVTALDGASPVFLPADDPLHDSAAEDDPEEQHLRLLYRGQLRYASGHNVAVHPHTTPGARRAHQLETTWLPTYEVPATVAPGNQRGSPLAGTELAMDTLATAEPSELRAGLAPLSEGYRRWLDQRESEAWELPDSLRETAESAVFQARRAADRVRAGIDLLTDPEHPGHADALAAFRFANRAMAAQRRHTDLARLRETTEIGYSEAKQRVEANGAAGASWRPFQLAFVLLNLPSLVDPDHPERAADSNAVLDLLFFPTGGGKTEAYLGLTAFTFAIRRLQGTFGSGEDARDGGAGVAVLMRYTLRLLTAQQFQRAAALVCAAEMIRREDEATWGAEPFRIGLWVGGSVSPNWFGQAEQQIRDAREAGDGKRANVLQTLACPWCGSALLAHRDAEVDTATRRVLLHCPNAEGSDACPFSKPHSPEGLPILTVDEEIYRLLPSLVIATVDKLAQLPWKGYAGMLFGRVRRWCPRHGYRHADLDAETGCADKHQKKSGHPNVSSKPVARLRAPDLIIQDELHLISGALGTTVGLFESAVDELCCWRTPGGNEAGPKIIASTATTKRSGEQVRGVFNRDLAVFPPQVTEVSDTFFSHQVSTADKPGRRYLGICAHGVRLKSAEIRVAEILLLAGQTLFDQHGAAADPYMTLVGYFNATRELAGMRRSLDDDVATRVRTHGRRRGISDRLPSRAAMLNIQELTSRISSADISEVLTHLENGFEAEIDTTPRRRAIGANLREIYGQRRKSSRGKDTPEPHPLSARREQRRKDGRDPVDVVLATSMLQVGVDVSRFGLMMVTGQPKNTAEYIQASSRVGRTDSGPGLVVTLYNWTRPRDLAHYEDFEHYHATFYRQVEALSVTPYTRRALDRGVTAAFVAAVRNAAEPHSRENDAQEVELDSPLVERITERMLDRAEAVRGQRGRDYLAERLGRTKDFWSGEQDGENSVGYVGRSTGRGEQPRRALLTKPGDHAWRDSTVAQSMRETENEINLLVPGGEELFQTLYNAPGWTFAPPSGGDGETDAEDEEIPEGDELGDTALPTTKRKQ; translated from the coding sequence CGCCGAACCCGCGCCGGACACCGGGGCCGAGACCGGCGGCGAGGCCAACGGCGAGGGGGGTGGCGAACTGCCCAACGTGCTCACCTCGCAGATGCTCGGCCGCATCTGGGCCTCCTCGATGGGGCTGAGCTGCACCGTCGCGCGGGACACCACCGCGCTGCACGTCACCGCGGAATGGGGCCGCTACGCCAAGGAGGACACCGAGACCGCCGAAGGTGCCAAACGCAGGCTCTGGACCCGCGAACCCGTCACGGTCAGCCGCGAGGTGCGGCTCGACGGCGAGCGTTCCTACCGCCTGCCGCTGACCGCCGACACCGCCGAGGAACCCGGCGTGCTGCTGGCTGTGACCGCGCGCGACCGCGACGGCAAGCGCGTCGTGGAACTCACCCTGGTCAACGCGCAACGGGAGGGCACGCCGCAGGAGGAGTCCTGGATGTTCCAGACCCGACTGCGCGTCACTGCCCTCGACGGCGCGTCCCCGGTCTTCCTGCCCGCCGACGACCCGCTGCACGACAGCGCCGCCGAGGACGACCCGGAGGAACAGCACCTGCGGCTGCTCTACCGCGGCCAGCTGCGCTACGCCTCCGGCCACAACGTCGCCGTGCACCCACACACCACCCCCGGCGCCCGCCGCGCCCACCAGCTCGAAACCACTTGGCTGCCCACCTACGAGGTCCCCGCCACCGTCGCGCCCGGCAACCAGCGGGGCAGCCCGCTGGCGGGCACCGAACTCGCCATGGACACCCTCGCCACCGCCGAACCGTCCGAACTGCGCGCCGGGCTCGCACCGTTGTCCGAGGGCTACCGCCGCTGGCTCGACCAGCGCGAGTCCGAAGCGTGGGAACTGCCCGACTCGTTGCGTGAGACCGCCGAATCCGCCGTCTTCCAGGCACGCCGCGCCGCCGACCGGGTGCGGGCGGGCATCGACCTGCTCACCGATCCCGAACACCCCGGGCACGCCGACGCGCTGGCCGCGTTCCGGTTCGCCAACCGCGCCATGGCCGCCCAGCGCCGCCACACCGACCTCGCGCGGCTGCGCGAGACCACCGAGATCGGTTACTCCGAGGCCAAGCAGCGGGTCGAGGCCAACGGCGCGGCCGGGGCCTCCTGGCGGCCGTTCCAGCTCGCCTTCGTGTTGCTGAACCTGCCCTCGCTGGTCGACCCGGACCACCCGGAACGCGCCGCCGACTCGAACGCCGTGCTCGACCTGCTGTTCTTCCCCACCGGCGGCGGCAAGACCGAGGCATACCTCGGGCTGACCGCGTTCACCTTCGCCATCCGCCGGTTGCAGGGCACCTTCGGCAGCGGCGAGGACGCCCGCGACGGCGGGGCCGGGGTGGCGGTGCTGATGCGCTACACCCTGCGGCTGCTGACCGCGCAGCAGTTCCAGCGTGCCGCGGCGCTGGTGTGCGCGGCGGAGATGATCCGGCGCGAGGACGAGGCCACCTGGGGCGCCGAACCGTTCCGCATCGGACTGTGGGTCGGCGGCAGCGTCTCACCCAACTGGTTCGGCCAGGCCGAGCAGCAGATCCGGGACGCCCGCGAGGCCGGCGACGGCAAACGCGCCAACGTGCTGCAAACCCTGGCCTGCCCCTGGTGCGGCTCCGCACTGCTCGCCCACCGCGACGCCGAGGTCGACACCGCCACCCGCCGAGTGCTGCTGCACTGCCCCAACGCCGAGGGCAGCGACGCCTGCCCGTTCTCCAAACCGCACTCGCCCGAGGGCCTGCCCATCCTCACCGTCGACGAGGAGATCTACCGGCTGCTGCCCAGTCTCGTCATCGCCACCGTGGACAAGCTCGCCCAGCTGCCCTGGAAGGGCTACGCCGGGATGCTGTTCGGCCGGGTGCGCCGCTGGTGCCCCCGGCACGGCTACCGCCACGCCGACCTCGACGCCGAGACCGGCTGCGCCGATAAGCACCAGAAGAAGAGCGGCCACCCGAACGTGAGCAGCAAGCCCGTGGCGCGGCTGCGCGCGCCCGACCTGATCATCCAGGACGAGCTGCACCTGATATCCGGGGCGCTGGGCACCACCGTCGGGCTGTTCGAGTCCGCCGTGGACGAGCTGTGCTGCTGGCGCACGCCCGGGGGCAACGAGGCCGGACCGAAGATCATCGCCTCCACCGCAACCACCAAACGCTCCGGCGAGCAGGTGCGCGGGGTGTTCAACCGCGACCTGGCGGTGTTCCCGCCGCAGGTCACCGAGGTCTCCGACACGTTCTTCTCGCACCAGGTGTCCACCGCGGACAAGCCCGGCAGGCGCTACCTCGGGATCTGCGCCCACGGGGTGCGGCTGAAATCCGCCGAGATCCGCGTCGCCGAGATCCTGCTGCTGGCCGGGCAGACCCTGTTCGACCAGCACGGCGCGGCGGCCGACCCGTACATGACGCTGGTCGGCTACTTCAACGCCACCAGGGAACTCGCCGGGATGCGGCGCTCCCTCGACGACGACGTGGCCACCCGCGTGCGCACGCACGGCCGCAGGCGAGGCATCTCCGACCGGCTGCCCAGCCGCGCCGCGATGCTCAACATCCAGGAGCTGACCTCCCGCATCTCCTCGGCCGACATCAGCGAGGTGCTCACCCACCTGGAGAACGGCTTCGAGGCCGAGATCGACACCACCCCGCGTCGTCGCGCCATCGGCGCGAACCTGCGCGAGATCTACGGGCAGCGACGCAAGTCCTCCCGCGGCAAGGACACCCCCGAGCCGCATCCGCTCAGCGCGCGCCGCGAACAGCGTCGCAAGGACGGCCGCGACCCGGTCGACGTGGTGCTGGCCACCTCGATGCTGCAGGTCGGCGTGGACGTCTCCCGGTTCGGGCTGATGATGGTCACCGGCCAGCCCAAGAACACCGCCGAGTACATCCAGGCGTCCTCCCGCGTGGGGCGCACCGACAGCGGGCCTGGACTGGTGGTCACCCTCTACAACTGGACCAGGCCCCGCGACCTCGCGCACTACGAGGACTTCGAGCACTACCACGCCACCTTCTACCGCCAGGTCGAGGCGCTCTCGGTCACCCCCTACACCCGCCGTGCGCTGGACCGGGGAGTCACCGCCGCGTTCGTGGCGGCGGTGCGCAACGCCGCCGAGCCGCACTCCAGGGAGAACGACGCGCAGGAAGTGGAGCTGGACTCCCCGCTGGTGGAGCGCATCACCGAACGGATGCTCGACCGCGCCGAAGCCGTGCGGGGGCAGCGGGGGCGCGACTATCTCGCGGAGCGGCTCGGCCGTACCAAGGACTTCTGGAGCGGTGAGCAGGACGGCGAGAACTCGGTCGGCTACGTCGGCCGCTCCACCGGACGCGGGGAGCAGCCCCGCCGAGCTCTGCTGACCAAGCCCGGCGACCACGCCTGGCGGGACAGCACTGTGGCGCAGTCGATGCGCGAGACCGAGAACGAGATCAACCTGCTCGTGCCCGGCGGCGAGGAGCTGTTCCAGACCCTCTACAACGCTCCCGGGTGGACCTTCGCACCCCCATCGGGGGGTGACGGCGAGACCGACGCTGAGGACGAGGAGATCCCCGAGGGTGACGAGCTCGGTGACACCGCACTGCCCACCACCAAGCGGAAACAGTGA
- the drmB gene encoding DUF1998 domain-containing protein: MTTNHRRRVGSVRPSHLMFTSGVGALVDMPNFSVLVRGLDDWNYNEVRGREDWKPITEPRLLSAVQGIFGKNVKELLPAPWLDGIDQDASGPASRVGVPTVPFPSWLRCTACNELAPVDSRMFGFENEVPRRPQDARFFHQGCGVKKSGAPPLAISSRFLISCTAGHLDDFPYPEFVHHGAECPKAKQPRLRMEDRGGNRGVNVEIKCVSCGEHRNMGQAMGQRGEQNLPRCRGRHPHLNRFDPQGCECAPKVLTVGASNQWFPQNLSVLAVPRTEASELETKVEQHWNAVSTLPAAMYPYARENVPAFHELTGWSDTEIEAAVQRVRARMEQESEEDSETEQPDLRTPEWEVFAASELPAPTDDFTLRRIGAPPELAGYYADVVQAERLREVRALTGFTRLDAPDPEDPKLVTRAPLARSTPQWVPASEVRGEGIFLRVPEELLRDWEGRAAESHAMHRHRLAYAEFRKNRYSDRIPGEFDEMRNWPGPRYLALHTLSHLLIRTIALECGYSSANLSERIYAGTEDDPRSGILLYTAVPDAEGTLGGLVSQAEPDRLVRLTRRALSEARRCSSDPLCAERLPQPPADHLHGAACHVCLFVSETTCERGNRFLDRRFVVPVDEHEDLALYRELP; encoded by the coding sequence ATGACCACGAACCACCGCCGTCGCGTGGGCTCGGTCCGTCCGAGCCACCTCATGTTCACCAGCGGGGTCGGCGCGCTGGTCGACATGCCCAACTTCTCCGTGCTGGTGCGCGGGCTCGACGACTGGAACTACAACGAGGTCCGAGGACGCGAGGACTGGAAACCGATCACCGAGCCCCGGCTGCTGTCCGCGGTGCAGGGCATCTTCGGCAAGAACGTCAAGGAACTGCTGCCCGCGCCCTGGCTGGACGGCATCGACCAGGACGCGAGCGGACCCGCCTCCCGGGTGGGCGTGCCGACCGTGCCGTTCCCCTCCTGGCTGCGCTGCACCGCCTGCAACGAGCTCGCCCCGGTGGACTCGCGGATGTTCGGTTTCGAGAACGAGGTGCCCCGCAGACCGCAGGACGCCCGGTTCTTCCATCAGGGCTGCGGCGTCAAGAAGAGCGGAGCCCCGCCGCTGGCGATCTCCTCCCGGTTCCTGATTTCCTGCACCGCCGGGCACCTGGACGACTTCCCCTATCCGGAGTTCGTCCACCACGGAGCCGAGTGCCCCAAGGCGAAACAACCCAGGCTGCGGATGGAGGACCGCGGCGGCAACCGCGGCGTCAACGTCGAGATCAAATGTGTCAGCTGCGGCGAGCACCGCAACATGGGCCAGGCCATGGGCCAGCGCGGCGAGCAGAACCTGCCGCGCTGCCGGGGCAGGCACCCGCACCTGAACCGGTTCGATCCGCAGGGCTGCGAGTGCGCGCCCAAGGTGCTCACGGTCGGGGCCTCCAACCAGTGGTTCCCGCAGAACCTGTCGGTGCTGGCGGTTCCCCGCACCGAGGCGAGCGAGCTGGAGACCAAGGTCGAGCAGCACTGGAACGCGGTGTCCACGCTGCCCGCGGCGATGTATCCCTACGCGCGGGAGAACGTGCCCGCCTTCCACGAGCTCACCGGTTGGAGCGACACCGAGATCGAGGCGGCCGTGCAGCGGGTACGGGCCAGGATGGAGCAGGAGAGCGAGGAGGACAGCGAGACCGAACAGCCCGACCTGCGCACCCCGGAGTGGGAGGTGTTCGCCGCGTCTGAGCTGCCCGCCCCCACCGACGACTTCACGCTGCGGCGCATCGGAGCCCCGCCCGAACTGGCGGGCTACTACGCCGACGTGGTGCAGGCCGAGCGGCTGCGCGAGGTCCGCGCGCTGACCGGGTTCACCCGGCTCGACGCTCCCGACCCGGAAGACCCCAAGCTGGTCACCCGCGCCCCGCTGGCGCGGTCCACGCCGCAGTGGGTGCCCGCCAGTGAGGTGCGCGGCGAGGGGATCTTCCTGCGCGTGCCCGAGGAGCTGCTGCGCGACTGGGAGGGCCGCGCCGCCGAGTCGCACGCGATGCACCGCCACCGGCTGGCCTACGCGGAGTTCCGCAAGAACCGCTACTCCGACCGTATCCCCGGCGAGTTCGACGAGATGCGCAACTGGCCCGGCCCGCGCTACCTCGCGCTGCACACCCTCTCGCACCTGTTGATCCGCACCATCGCCCTGGAGTGCGGCTACAGCTCGGCCAACCTGTCCGAACGCATCTACGCCGGCACCGAGGACGACCCGCGCAGCGGCATCCTGCTCTACACCGCCGTGCCCGACGCCGAGGGCACCCTCGGCGGGCTGGTCTCGCAGGCCGAGCCCGACCGGTTGGTGCGGCTGACCCGCCGCGCGCTGAGTGAGGCGCGGCGCTGCTCCTCCGACCCGCTGTGCGCCGAACGGCTCCCGCAGCCGCCTGCCGACCACCTGCACGGCGCCGCCTGCCACGTCTGCCTGTTCGTCTCCGAGACCACCTGCGAACGCGGCAACCGGTTCCTGGACCGCAGGTTCGTGGTCCCCGTCGACGAGCACGAGGACCTGGCGCTGTACCGCGAGCTGCCATGA